One Symphalangus syndactylus isolate Jambi chromosome 20, NHGRI_mSymSyn1-v2.1_pri, whole genome shotgun sequence DNA segment encodes these proteins:
- the SPATA32 gene encoding spermatogenesis-associated protein 32 isoform X4, producing the protein MRDDLSQHQIQEEQEGQDLLLLLLPPQLRVETFQLEADMLEQKPQLKVDPDLDPDPDPDPDPELEIGQVPALLESELYPALKLEAEQDTEANWNEESDFEEPMQLVCKIESVHSNMGLPTLQTFRPWSLNSNYQSFTEENHMSACHHSISAQTSKHLFWANKLIQASEHSLQRAINMQLNNGSAGQPIRSPLQEAIPNALCSEEQLQIPDAHSAPPATSSQAPSPLLSSDLPPPIGLAELITFASSLAMASSSRIDLPSLEHMMKAPPQEALEPSTEPLLTTVEEQEPEKHAESLPEKPREARAPLKSWSQEDKNFAQAYFDFGKPGIKRATIEGQMQLLQPPATSPLLQGGKEDSVPPGKEKENPLLVKIHFKLSAPTTPEK; encoded by the exons atgCG AGATGATTTAAGTCAACATCAGATACAAGAGGAACAGGAG GGGCAGgacctcctgctcctgctcctgcctcctCAGCTTCGAGTTGAAACATTTCAGCTGGAGGCAGACATGCTAGAGCAGAAGCCCCAACTCAAAGTGGATCCGGACCTGGACCCAGACCCAGATCCAGACCCAGACCCAGAACTGGAGATCGGACAGGTGCCGGCTTTACTGGAGTCAGAGCTATACCCAGCCCTCAAGCTTGAAGCTGAGCAGGACACGGAAGCCAACTGGAACGAGGAGTCTGACTTCGAAGAACCCATGCAGCTGGTATGCAAAATAGAGTCCGTCCACTCCAACATGGGGCTGCCCACGCTACAGACCTTCAGACCATGGAGTCTGAATTCAAACTACCAGAGTTTCACGGAGGAGAACCACATGTCTGCCTGCCATCACTCCATCAGTGCGCAGACCTCCAAGCACCTCTTCTGGGCAAACAAGCTCATCCAGGCCTCAGAGCACAGCCTGCAGCGGGCCATCAACATGCAGCTCAACAATGGCAGCGCAGGCCAACCCATCAGATCCCCCCTCCAGGAGGCCATCCCCAATGCCCTGTGCTCTGAGGAGCAGCTCCAGATCCCTGATGCCCACTCAGCTCCTCCAGCCACAAGCTCCCAGGCACCAAGCCCCCTCCTGTCCTCAGATCTCCCGCCACCCATTGGCCTGGCAGAGCTAATCACCTTTGCATCTTCCCTGGCCATGGCCTCCTCCAGCAGGATAGACCTGCCCAGTTTGGAACACATGATGAAAGCTCCACCCCAGGAGGCTCTGGAGCCTTCCACAGAGCCCCTCCTGACCACTGTGGAGGAGCAAGAGCCAGAAAAGCACGCAGAGAGCCTGCCAGAGAAACCACGTGAAGCCAGAGCACCACTGAAATCTTGGAGTCAGGAAGACAAGAACTTCGCTCAAGCTTACTTTGACTTCGGCAAGCCAGGGATCAAGAGGGCCACCATCGAAGGGCAAATGCAGCTTCTCCAGCCACCAGCCACGTCCCCTCTGCTGCAGGGAGGCAAGGAAGA CTCAGTGCcaccaggaaaagagaaagaaaatccatTATTGGTGAAAATCCATTTTAAGCTGTCAGCCCCCACAACCCCAGAGAAATGA
- the SPATA32 gene encoding spermatogenesis-associated protein 32 isoform X3 produces the protein MGVTGTHGFPCCSKGSVEVAEMRDDLSQHQIQEEQELEADMLEQKPQLKVDPDLDPDPDPDPDPELEIGQVPALLESELYPALKLEAEQDTEANWNEESDFEEPMQLVCKIESVHSNMGLPTLQTFRPWSLNSNYQSFTEENHMSACHHSISAQTSKHLFWANKLIQASEHSLQRAINMQLNNGSAGQPIRSPLQEAIPNALCSEEQLQIPDAHSAPPATSSQAPSPLLSSDLPPPIGLAELITFASSLAMASSSRIDLPSLEHMMKAPPQEALEPSTEPLLTTVEEQEPEKHAESLPEKPREARAPLKSWSQEDKNFAQAYFDFGKPGIKRATIEGQMQLLQPPATSPLLQGGKEDSVPPGKEKENPLLVKIHFKLSAPTTPEK, from the exons ATGGGGGTGACAG GTACCCATGGATTTCCATGCTGCAGCAAAGGgtcagtggaggttgcagagatgCG AGATGATTTAAGTCAACATCAGATACAAGAGGAACAGGAG CTGGAGGCAGACATGCTAGAGCAGAAGCCCCAACTCAAAGTGGATCCGGACCTGGACCCAGACCCAGATCCAGACCCAGACCCAGAACTGGAGATCGGACAGGTGCCGGCTTTACTGGAGTCAGAGCTATACCCAGCCCTCAAGCTTGAAGCTGAGCAGGACACGGAAGCCAACTGGAACGAGGAGTCTGACTTCGAAGAACCCATGCAGCTGGTATGCAAAATAGAGTCCGTCCACTCCAACATGGGGCTGCCCACGCTACAGACCTTCAGACCATGGAGTCTGAATTCAAACTACCAGAGTTTCACGGAGGAGAACCACATGTCTGCCTGCCATCACTCCATCAGTGCGCAGACCTCCAAGCACCTCTTCTGGGCAAACAAGCTCATCCAGGCCTCAGAGCACAGCCTGCAGCGGGCCATCAACATGCAGCTCAACAATGGCAGCGCAGGCCAACCCATCAGATCCCCCCTCCAGGAGGCCATCCCCAATGCCCTGTGCTCTGAGGAGCAGCTCCAGATCCCTGATGCCCACTCAGCTCCTCCAGCCACAAGCTCCCAGGCACCAAGCCCCCTCCTGTCCTCAGATCTCCCGCCACCCATTGGCCTGGCAGAGCTAATCACCTTTGCATCTTCCCTGGCCATGGCCTCCTCCAGCAGGATAGACCTGCCCAGTTTGGAACACATGATGAAAGCTCCACCCCAGGAGGCTCTGGAGCCTTCCACAGAGCCCCTCCTGACCACTGTGGAGGAGCAAGAGCCAGAAAAGCACGCAGAGAGCCTGCCAGAGAAACCACGTGAAGCCAGAGCACCACTGAAATCTTGGAGTCAGGAAGACAAGAACTTCGCTCAAGCTTACTTTGACTTCGGCAAGCCAGGGATCAAGAGGGCCACCATCGAAGGGCAAATGCAGCTTCTCCAGCCACCAGCCACGTCCCCTCTGCTGCAGGGAGGCAAGGAAGA CTCAGTGCcaccaggaaaagagaaagaaaatccatTATTGGTGAAAATCCATTTTAAGCTGTCAGCCCCCACAACCCCAGAGAAATGA
- the SPATA32 gene encoding spermatogenesis-associated protein 32 isoform X5 — protein MLEQKPQLKVDPDLDPDPDPDPDPELEIGQVPALLESELYPALKLEAEQDTEANWNEESDFEEPMQLVCKIESVHSNMGLPTLQTFRPWSLNSNYQSFTEENHMSACHHSISAQTSKHLFWANKLIQASEHSLQRAINMQLNNGSAGQPIRSPLQEAIPNALCSEEQLQIPDAHSAPPATSSQAPSPLLSSDLPPPIGLAELITFASSLAMASSSRIDLPSLEHMMKAPPQEALEPSTEPLLTTVEEQEPEKHAESLPEKPREARAPLKSWSQEDKNFAQAYFDFGKPGIKRATIEGQMQLLQPPATSPLLQGGKEDSVPPGKEKENPLLVKIHFKLSAPTTPEK, from the exons ATGCTAGAGCAGAAGCCCCAACTCAAAGTGGATCCGGACCTGGACCCAGACCCAGATCCAGACCCAGACCCAGAACTGGAGATCGGACAGGTGCCGGCTTTACTGGAGTCAGAGCTATACCCAGCCCTCAAGCTTGAAGCTGAGCAGGACACGGAAGCCAACTGGAACGAGGAGTCTGACTTCGAAGAACCCATGCAGCTGGTATGCAAAATAGAGTCCGTCCACTCCAACATGGGGCTGCCCACGCTACAGACCTTCAGACCATGGAGTCTGAATTCAAACTACCAGAGTTTCACGGAGGAGAACCACATGTCTGCCTGCCATCACTCCATCAGTGCGCAGACCTCCAAGCACCTCTTCTGGGCAAACAAGCTCATCCAGGCCTCAGAGCACAGCCTGCAGCGGGCCATCAACATGCAGCTCAACAATGGCAGCGCAGGCCAACCCATCAGATCCCCCCTCCAGGAGGCCATCCCCAATGCCCTGTGCTCTGAGGAGCAGCTCCAGATCCCTGATGCCCACTCAGCTCCTCCAGCCACAAGCTCCCAGGCACCAAGCCCCCTCCTGTCCTCAGATCTCCCGCCACCCATTGGCCTGGCAGAGCTAATCACCTTTGCATCTTCCCTGGCCATGGCCTCCTCCAGCAGGATAGACCTGCCCAGTTTGGAACACATGATGAAAGCTCCACCCCAGGAGGCTCTGGAGCCTTCCACAGAGCCCCTCCTGACCACTGTGGAGGAGCAAGAGCCAGAAAAGCACGCAGAGAGCCTGCCAGAGAAACCACGTGAAGCCAGAGCACCACTGAAATCTTGGAGTCAGGAAGACAAGAACTTCGCTCAAGCTTACTTTGACTTCGGCAAGCCAGGGATCAAGAGGGCCACCATCGAAGGGCAAATGCAGCTTCTCCAGCCACCAGCCACGTCCCCTCTGCTGCAGGGAGGCAAGGAAGA CTCAGTGCcaccaggaaaagagaaagaaaatccatTATTGGTGAAAATCCATTTTAAGCTGTCAGCCCCCACAACCCCAGAGAAATGA
- the SPATA32 gene encoding spermatogenesis-associated protein 32 isoform X1, with the protein MGVTGTHGFPCCSKGSVEVAEMRDDLSQHQIQEEQEGQDLLLLLLPPQLRVETFQLEADMLEQKPQLKVDPDLDPDPDPDPDPELEIGQVPALLESELYPALKLEAEQDTEANWNEESDFEEPMQLVCKIESVHSNMGLPTLQTFRPWSLNSNYQSFTEENHMSACHHSISAQTSKHLFWANKLIQASEHSLQRAINMQLNNGSAGQPIRSPLQEAIPNALCSEEQLQIPDAHSAPPATSSQAPSPLLSSDLPPPIGLAELITFASSLAMASSSRIDLPSLEHMMKAPPQEALEPSTEPLLTTVEEQEPEKHAESLPEKPREARAPLKSWSQEDKNFAQAYFDFGKPGIKRATIEGQMQLLQPPATSPLLQGGKEDSVPPGKEKENPLLVKIHFKLSAPTTPEK; encoded by the exons ATGGGGGTGACAG GTACCCATGGATTTCCATGCTGCAGCAAAGGgtcagtggaggttgcagagatgCG AGATGATTTAAGTCAACATCAGATACAAGAGGAACAGGAG GGGCAGgacctcctgctcctgctcctgcctcctCAGCTTCGAGTTGAAACATTTCAGCTGGAGGCAGACATGCTAGAGCAGAAGCCCCAACTCAAAGTGGATCCGGACCTGGACCCAGACCCAGATCCAGACCCAGACCCAGAACTGGAGATCGGACAGGTGCCGGCTTTACTGGAGTCAGAGCTATACCCAGCCCTCAAGCTTGAAGCTGAGCAGGACACGGAAGCCAACTGGAACGAGGAGTCTGACTTCGAAGAACCCATGCAGCTGGTATGCAAAATAGAGTCCGTCCACTCCAACATGGGGCTGCCCACGCTACAGACCTTCAGACCATGGAGTCTGAATTCAAACTACCAGAGTTTCACGGAGGAGAACCACATGTCTGCCTGCCATCACTCCATCAGTGCGCAGACCTCCAAGCACCTCTTCTGGGCAAACAAGCTCATCCAGGCCTCAGAGCACAGCCTGCAGCGGGCCATCAACATGCAGCTCAACAATGGCAGCGCAGGCCAACCCATCAGATCCCCCCTCCAGGAGGCCATCCCCAATGCCCTGTGCTCTGAGGAGCAGCTCCAGATCCCTGATGCCCACTCAGCTCCTCCAGCCACAAGCTCCCAGGCACCAAGCCCCCTCCTGTCCTCAGATCTCCCGCCACCCATTGGCCTGGCAGAGCTAATCACCTTTGCATCTTCCCTGGCCATGGCCTCCTCCAGCAGGATAGACCTGCCCAGTTTGGAACACATGATGAAAGCTCCACCCCAGGAGGCTCTGGAGCCTTCCACAGAGCCCCTCCTGACCACTGTGGAGGAGCAAGAGCCAGAAAAGCACGCAGAGAGCCTGCCAGAGAAACCACGTGAAGCCAGAGCACCACTGAAATCTTGGAGTCAGGAAGACAAGAACTTCGCTCAAGCTTACTTTGACTTCGGCAAGCCAGGGATCAAGAGGGCCACCATCGAAGGGCAAATGCAGCTTCTCCAGCCACCAGCCACGTCCCCTCTGCTGCAGGGAGGCAAGGAAGA CTCAGTGCcaccaggaaaagagaaagaaaatccatTATTGGTGAAAATCCATTTTAAGCTGTCAGCCCCCACAACCCCAGAGAAATGA
- the SPATA32 gene encoding spermatogenesis-associated protein 32 isoform X2: protein MGVTGTHGFPCCSKGSVEVAEMRDDLSQHQIQEEQELRVETFQLEADMLEQKPQLKVDPDLDPDPDPDPDPELEIGQVPALLESELYPALKLEAEQDTEANWNEESDFEEPMQLVCKIESVHSNMGLPTLQTFRPWSLNSNYQSFTEENHMSACHHSISAQTSKHLFWANKLIQASEHSLQRAINMQLNNGSAGQPIRSPLQEAIPNALCSEEQLQIPDAHSAPPATSSQAPSPLLSSDLPPPIGLAELITFASSLAMASSSRIDLPSLEHMMKAPPQEALEPSTEPLLTTVEEQEPEKHAESLPEKPREARAPLKSWSQEDKNFAQAYFDFGKPGIKRATIEGQMQLLQPPATSPLLQGGKEDSVPPGKEKENPLLVKIHFKLSAPTTPEK, encoded by the exons ATGGGGGTGACAG GTACCCATGGATTTCCATGCTGCAGCAAAGGgtcagtggaggttgcagagatgCG AGATGATTTAAGTCAACATCAGATACAAGAGGAACAGGAG CTTCGAGTTGAAACATTTCAGCTGGAGGCAGACATGCTAGAGCAGAAGCCCCAACTCAAAGTGGATCCGGACCTGGACCCAGACCCAGATCCAGACCCAGACCCAGAACTGGAGATCGGACAGGTGCCGGCTTTACTGGAGTCAGAGCTATACCCAGCCCTCAAGCTTGAAGCTGAGCAGGACACGGAAGCCAACTGGAACGAGGAGTCTGACTTCGAAGAACCCATGCAGCTGGTATGCAAAATAGAGTCCGTCCACTCCAACATGGGGCTGCCCACGCTACAGACCTTCAGACCATGGAGTCTGAATTCAAACTACCAGAGTTTCACGGAGGAGAACCACATGTCTGCCTGCCATCACTCCATCAGTGCGCAGACCTCCAAGCACCTCTTCTGGGCAAACAAGCTCATCCAGGCCTCAGAGCACAGCCTGCAGCGGGCCATCAACATGCAGCTCAACAATGGCAGCGCAGGCCAACCCATCAGATCCCCCCTCCAGGAGGCCATCCCCAATGCCCTGTGCTCTGAGGAGCAGCTCCAGATCCCTGATGCCCACTCAGCTCCTCCAGCCACAAGCTCCCAGGCACCAAGCCCCCTCCTGTCCTCAGATCTCCCGCCACCCATTGGCCTGGCAGAGCTAATCACCTTTGCATCTTCCCTGGCCATGGCCTCCTCCAGCAGGATAGACCTGCCCAGTTTGGAACACATGATGAAAGCTCCACCCCAGGAGGCTCTGGAGCCTTCCACAGAGCCCCTCCTGACCACTGTGGAGGAGCAAGAGCCAGAAAAGCACGCAGAGAGCCTGCCAGAGAAACCACGTGAAGCCAGAGCACCACTGAAATCTTGGAGTCAGGAAGACAAGAACTTCGCTCAAGCTTACTTTGACTTCGGCAAGCCAGGGATCAAGAGGGCCACCATCGAAGGGCAAATGCAGCTTCTCCAGCCACCAGCCACGTCCCCTCTGCTGCAGGGAGGCAAGGAAGA CTCAGTGCcaccaggaaaagagaaagaaaatccatTATTGGTGAAAATCCATTTTAAGCTGTCAGCCCCCACAACCCCAGAGAAATGA